One window of the Manihot esculenta cultivar AM560-2 chromosome 14, M.esculenta_v8, whole genome shotgun sequence genome contains the following:
- the LOC110630722 gene encoding uncharacterized protein LOC110630722 isoform X2 yields the protein MGRKEAKMEEKDKSKGSSEERWKGAIANLTEMASNLDSLQKLLVKKAVFVDEETFAKASLSSEQARTIKVLEQRVETLERELDAAISAAARARSEKRQAEAAQKAAELRAQEITRELENTTKVFQLHMEELRAKQDEISKRDNEIKLLEAIIQTLGGKESHSTVFVMFSRPFYCQMGYPSLYED from the exons ATGGGCAGAAAAGAAgcaaaaatggaggagaaagaCAAAAGCAAAGGAAGCAGTGAGGAGAGATGGAAAGGAGCTATAGCCAATTTGACAGAAATGGCTTCCAATCTGGACTCCCTCCAGAAGCTACTTGTCAAGAAAGCTGTCTTTGTAGATGAAGAGACTTTTGCTAAAGCTTCCCTCAGCTCTGAACAAGCTCGTACTATCAAG GTTCTTGAACAAAGGGTAGAGACTTTGGAAAGAGAACTTGATGCAGCCATTTCTGCTGCTGCCCGTGCTCGTTCAGAAAAGCGACAGGCAGAGGCAGCACAAAAAGCTGCTGAATTACGTGCACAAGAAATTACAAGAGAACTTGAGAACACCACAA AAGTATTTCAACTGCACATGGAAGAGCTGCGTGCGAAGCAAGATGAAATTTCTAAGCGTGATAATGAAATTAAACTTTTGGAAGCTATAATTCAAACACTTGGTGGGAAAGAATCACATTCTACAG TGTTTGTCATGTTTTCTCGTCCTTTTTATTGCCAAATGGGTTATCCATCACTCTATGAAGATTAA
- the LOC110630721 gene encoding G-type lectin S-receptor-like serine/threonine-protein kinase RKS1 isoform X1 gives MKREDYRATMDFQKLFLQFLLLIFHFTFSSSKDTLAINQTIQDGHGHILISRENNFALGFFSPGSSRYRYLGIWYHKVREKTVIWVANRNHPINGSSGVLSINQYGNLILYSNHNQTVPVWSTNVSVEVADTSVAQLLDSGNLILVEDRNKIVWQSFDYPTDTLLPGMKVGMNQKTSHHFSLESWKSADDPRIGDYKLKLNPAGSPQLFLYSDIKYYWRSIPWPLKSYAGVWNYSFINNEDEIYMNYVIADASVILRIVLDSAGFLKHLVWHESAGKWKECLSEPINRCDVYGHCGAYGKCNSEHINRDFECACLPGYEPKSPRDWHILRDGSSGCVRKRLDSSPVCGLGEGFIKVPYVKIPDTSAAAWVALNMAPTDCEQECRRNCSCSAYANIDIAGKGTGCLAWYGELMDTVDNEDAGYDIYVRVDALELAEIARQSNGYLETKGMLAILVVSVVSAWFIIILFAYMWLKKKKKRSMRNKWSERLRDTIDDAYHKVNLAANEVGGSINHPDIAFFDFNIIIDATNNFSSANKLGQGGFGLVYKGQLSNGQEIAVKRLSKNSSQGIEEFKNEVILIAKLQHKNLVKLLGCCIQAEELMLIYEYLPNKSLDSLLFDESRSILDWGRRFNIIIGIARGILYIHQDSRLQIIHRDLKTSNILLDAEMNPKISDFGLARIFERDQIQEKTKRIVGTLGYMSPEYVVFGKFSTKSDVFSFGVILFEIITGKKSNGFCQEGWNLSLIGYIWQLWREERPLEIIDSSLKESYPTHEILRCIQIGLLCVQEDAMDRPTMSAVLLMLNSEITLPSPKQPAFVFIKSSNNSCKAVAEQFGSVNELTISEVVSR, from the exons atgaagagagaagactACAGAGCCACTATGGATTTTCAAAAGTTGTTCCTGCAATTTTTGCTTCTAATCTTTCATTTCACATTTTCTTCATCCAAAGATACCTTAGCCATTAACCAAACCATTCAAGATGGCCATGGCCACATTCTAATCTCCAGAGAAAATAATTTTGCATTAGGATTTTTTAGCCCTGGAAGTTCCAGGTATAGATATCTGGGAATCTGGTACCACAAAGTGAGAGAGAAAACTGTGATTTGGGTTGCAAATAGGAACCATCCAATCAACGGTTCTTCAGGAGTTCTTTCCATTAATCAATACGGAAATCTCATTCTCTATAGCAATCATAACCAGACTGTTCCTGTATGGTCTACAAATGTCTCAGTGGAAGTAGCAGATACTAGTGTAGCTCAGCTTTTAGATTCAGGAAACTTGATTTTGGTTGAAGATAGAAATAAAATTGTGTGGCAAAGCTTTGATTATCCGACAGATACTTTGCTACCTGGGATGAAAGTTGGGATGAATCAGAAGACAAGTCATCACTTCTCTTTAGAATCATGGAAATCTGCAGATGACCCTAGAATTGGAGACTACAAGCTTAAGCTCAATCCAGCTGGATCACCACAACTATTTCTTTACAgcgatataaaatattattggcGAAGTATCCCATGGCCATTGAAAAGTTATGCAGGGGTGTGGAACTACAGTTTTATCAACAACGAAGATGAGATATACATGAACTACGTTATTGCTGATGCTTCTGTTATCTTAAGAATAGTGTTGGACTCTGCAGGATTTCTTAAGCATCTGGTGTGGCATGAAAGTGCTGGCAAATGGAAGGAATGCTTGTCTGAACCGATTAATAGGTGTGATGTTTATGGACACTGTGGTGCCTATGGCAAATGTAATTCTGAACATATTAATCGAGACTTTGAATGTGCTTGTTTACCTGGGTATGAACCTAAGTCCCCGAGGGACTGGCATATTCTGCGAGATGGGTCAAGTGGATGTGTTAGGAAGCGGCTAGACTCTTCTCCAGTATGTGGGCTTGGGGAAGGGTTTATCAAAGTGCCATATGTTAAGATTCCTGATACTTCAGCAGCAGCTTGGGTGGCCCTGAACATGGCTCCTACGGACTGTGAACAGGAATGTAGAAGGAATTGTTCATGCTCCGCATATGCAAACATAGATATTGCTGGGAAAGGAACTGGTTGTTTAGCATGGTATGGTGAACTAATGGATACTGTAGATAACGAGGATGCAGGATATGATATTTATGTTCGTGTTGATGCACTTGAACTAG CTGAAATTGCGCGACAATCGAATGGTTATCTTGAAACGAAGGGCATGTTGGCCATTTTAGTAGTATCGGTTGTTTCAGCTTGGTTTATTATCATCTTGTTTGCATATATGTGgctcaagaagaagaaaaagagaagca TGAGGAACAAATGGAGTGAAAGATTGCGCGATACAATTGACGATGCATACCATAAGGTTAATTTAGCGGCAAATGAAGTTGGAGGCAGCATAAATCATCCAGACATAGCATTTTTTGATTTCAATATAATAATTGATGCAACTAACAATTTTTCTTCTGCTAATAAGCTAGGACAAGGTGGTTTTGGCTTGGTTTATAAG GGTCAGCTTTCTAATGGGCAGGAGATTGCTGTGAAACGGCTATCCAAAAACTCAAGCCAAGGAATAGAAGAATTTAAAAATGAAGTTATATTGATCGCAAAGCTTCAACACAAAAATCTTGTGAAACTGCTAGGATGTTGCATTCAGGCAGAAGAGCTAATGTTAATTTATGAATACTTGCCAAACAAAAGCTTGGATTCATTGCTTTTTG ATGAATCAAGGTCAATCTTGGATTGGGGAAGACGCTTTAACATCATCATTGGGATTGCTCGTGGAATATTATACATTCACCAAGACTCCAGATTACAAATTATCCATAGGGATTTAAAAACTAGCAACATTTTGCTGGATGCAGAAATGAACCCAAAGATTTCAGATTTTGGCCTAGCTAGAATCTTTGAAAGAGACCAAATTCAAGAGAAGACAAAAAGAATTGTTGGAACACT TGGCTACATGTCTCCAGAATATGTGGTATTCGGAAAATTTTCAACAAAATCTGACGTATTCAGTTTTGGAGTTATATTATTCGAGATTATTACGGGAAAGAAGAGCAATGGTTTTTGTCAAGAGGGTTGGAACCTAAGCTTGATAGGCTAT ATATGGCAATTATGGAGAGAAGAGAGACCACTGGAGATAATTGATTCATCCCTAAAGGAGTCATATCCAACTCATGAAATATTGAGATGCATTCAAATTGGGCTTTTATGTGTGCAAGAAGATGCAATGGACAGGCCAACCATGTCAGCAGTGCTTTTAATGTTGAATAGTGAAATTACTCTTCCTTCTCCTAAACAACCTGCATTTGTTTTTATAAAGTCTAGCAATAATTCTTGCAAAGCAGTAGCAGAACAATTTGGCTCAGTGAATGAGTTGACAATTAGTGAGGTTGTAAGTCGCTAA
- the LOC110630721 gene encoding G-type lectin S-receptor-like serine/threonine-protein kinase RKS1 isoform X2, translating to MKREDYRATMDFQKLFLQFLLLIFHFTFSSSKDTLAINQTIQDGHGHILISRENNFALGFFSPGSSRYRYLGIWYHKVREKTVIWVANRNHPINGSSGVLSINQYGNLILYSNHNQTVPVWSTNVSVEVADTSVAQLLDSGNLILVEDRNKIVWQSFDYPTDTLLPGMKVGMNQKTSHHFSLESWKSADDPRIGDYKLKLNPAGSPQLFLYSDIKYYWRSIPWPLKSYAGVWNYSFINNEDEIYMNYVIADASVILRIVLDSAGFLKHLVWHESAGKWKECLSEPINRCDVYGHCGAYGKCNSEHINRDFECACLPGYEPKSPRDWHILRDGSSGCVRKRLDSSPVCGLGEGFIKVPYVKIPDTSAAAWVALNMAPTDCEQECRRNCSCSAYANIDIAGKGTGCLAWYGELMDTVDNEDAGYDIYVRVDALELAEIARQSNGYLETKGMLAILVVSVVSAWFIIILFAYMWLKKKKKRSMRNKWSERLRDTIDDAYHKVNLAANEVGGSINHPDIAFFDFNIIIDATNNFSSANKLGQGGFGLVYKEIAVKRLSKNSSQGIEEFKNEVILIAKLQHKNLVKLLGCCIQAEELMLIYEYLPNKSLDSLLFDESRSILDWGRRFNIIIGIARGILYIHQDSRLQIIHRDLKTSNILLDAEMNPKISDFGLARIFERDQIQEKTKRIVGTLGYMSPEYVVFGKFSTKSDVFSFGVILFEIITGKKSNGFCQEGWNLSLIGYIWQLWREERPLEIIDSSLKESYPTHEILRCIQIGLLCVQEDAMDRPTMSAVLLMLNSEITLPSPKQPAFVFIKSSNNSCKAVAEQFGSVNELTISEVVSR from the exons atgaagagagaagactACAGAGCCACTATGGATTTTCAAAAGTTGTTCCTGCAATTTTTGCTTCTAATCTTTCATTTCACATTTTCTTCATCCAAAGATACCTTAGCCATTAACCAAACCATTCAAGATGGCCATGGCCACATTCTAATCTCCAGAGAAAATAATTTTGCATTAGGATTTTTTAGCCCTGGAAGTTCCAGGTATAGATATCTGGGAATCTGGTACCACAAAGTGAGAGAGAAAACTGTGATTTGGGTTGCAAATAGGAACCATCCAATCAACGGTTCTTCAGGAGTTCTTTCCATTAATCAATACGGAAATCTCATTCTCTATAGCAATCATAACCAGACTGTTCCTGTATGGTCTACAAATGTCTCAGTGGAAGTAGCAGATACTAGTGTAGCTCAGCTTTTAGATTCAGGAAACTTGATTTTGGTTGAAGATAGAAATAAAATTGTGTGGCAAAGCTTTGATTATCCGACAGATACTTTGCTACCTGGGATGAAAGTTGGGATGAATCAGAAGACAAGTCATCACTTCTCTTTAGAATCATGGAAATCTGCAGATGACCCTAGAATTGGAGACTACAAGCTTAAGCTCAATCCAGCTGGATCACCACAACTATTTCTTTACAgcgatataaaatattattggcGAAGTATCCCATGGCCATTGAAAAGTTATGCAGGGGTGTGGAACTACAGTTTTATCAACAACGAAGATGAGATATACATGAACTACGTTATTGCTGATGCTTCTGTTATCTTAAGAATAGTGTTGGACTCTGCAGGATTTCTTAAGCATCTGGTGTGGCATGAAAGTGCTGGCAAATGGAAGGAATGCTTGTCTGAACCGATTAATAGGTGTGATGTTTATGGACACTGTGGTGCCTATGGCAAATGTAATTCTGAACATATTAATCGAGACTTTGAATGTGCTTGTTTACCTGGGTATGAACCTAAGTCCCCGAGGGACTGGCATATTCTGCGAGATGGGTCAAGTGGATGTGTTAGGAAGCGGCTAGACTCTTCTCCAGTATGTGGGCTTGGGGAAGGGTTTATCAAAGTGCCATATGTTAAGATTCCTGATACTTCAGCAGCAGCTTGGGTGGCCCTGAACATGGCTCCTACGGACTGTGAACAGGAATGTAGAAGGAATTGTTCATGCTCCGCATATGCAAACATAGATATTGCTGGGAAAGGAACTGGTTGTTTAGCATGGTATGGTGAACTAATGGATACTGTAGATAACGAGGATGCAGGATATGATATTTATGTTCGTGTTGATGCACTTGAACTAG CTGAAATTGCGCGACAATCGAATGGTTATCTTGAAACGAAGGGCATGTTGGCCATTTTAGTAGTATCGGTTGTTTCAGCTTGGTTTATTATCATCTTGTTTGCATATATGTGgctcaagaagaagaaaaagagaagca TGAGGAACAAATGGAGTGAAAGATTGCGCGATACAATTGACGATGCATACCATAAGGTTAATTTAGCGGCAAATGAAGTTGGAGGCAGCATAAATCATCCAGACATAGCATTTTTTGATTTCAATATAATAATTGATGCAACTAACAATTTTTCTTCTGCTAATAAGCTAGGACAAGGTGGTTTTGGCTTGGTTTATAAG GAGATTGCTGTGAAACGGCTATCCAAAAACTCAAGCCAAGGAATAGAAGAATTTAAAAATGAAGTTATATTGATCGCAAAGCTTCAACACAAAAATCTTGTGAAACTGCTAGGATGTTGCATTCAGGCAGAAGAGCTAATGTTAATTTATGAATACTTGCCAAACAAAAGCTTGGATTCATTGCTTTTTG ATGAATCAAGGTCAATCTTGGATTGGGGAAGACGCTTTAACATCATCATTGGGATTGCTCGTGGAATATTATACATTCACCAAGACTCCAGATTACAAATTATCCATAGGGATTTAAAAACTAGCAACATTTTGCTGGATGCAGAAATGAACCCAAAGATTTCAGATTTTGGCCTAGCTAGAATCTTTGAAAGAGACCAAATTCAAGAGAAGACAAAAAGAATTGTTGGAACACT TGGCTACATGTCTCCAGAATATGTGGTATTCGGAAAATTTTCAACAAAATCTGACGTATTCAGTTTTGGAGTTATATTATTCGAGATTATTACGGGAAAGAAGAGCAATGGTTTTTGTCAAGAGGGTTGGAACCTAAGCTTGATAGGCTAT ATATGGCAATTATGGAGAGAAGAGAGACCACTGGAGATAATTGATTCATCCCTAAAGGAGTCATATCCAACTCATGAAATATTGAGATGCATTCAAATTGGGCTTTTATGTGTGCAAGAAGATGCAATGGACAGGCCAACCATGTCAGCAGTGCTTTTAATGTTGAATAGTGAAATTACTCTTCCTTCTCCTAAACAACCTGCATTTGTTTTTATAAAGTCTAGCAATAATTCTTGCAAAGCAGTAGCAGAACAATTTGGCTCAGTGAATGAGTTGACAATTAGTGAGGTTGTAAGTCGCTAA
- the LOC110630722 gene encoding uncharacterized protein LOC110630722 isoform X1, with protein sequence MGRKEAKMEEKDKSKGSSEERWKGAIANLTEMASNLDSLQKLLVKKAVFVDEETFAKASLSSEQARTIKVLEQRVETLERELDAAISAAARARSEKRQAEAAQKAAELRAQEITRELENTTKVFQLHMEELRAKQDEISKRDNEIKLLEAIIQTLGGKESHSTEILGLATSFFLREDQRVCFIKIEGLNGIFLFSVCHVFSSFLLPNGLSITL encoded by the exons ATGGGCAGAAAAGAAgcaaaaatggaggagaaagaCAAAAGCAAAGGAAGCAGTGAGGAGAGATGGAAAGGAGCTATAGCCAATTTGACAGAAATGGCTTCCAATCTGGACTCCCTCCAGAAGCTACTTGTCAAGAAAGCTGTCTTTGTAGATGAAGAGACTTTTGCTAAAGCTTCCCTCAGCTCTGAACAAGCTCGTACTATCAAG GTTCTTGAACAAAGGGTAGAGACTTTGGAAAGAGAACTTGATGCAGCCATTTCTGCTGCTGCCCGTGCTCGTTCAGAAAAGCGACAGGCAGAGGCAGCACAAAAAGCTGCTGAATTACGTGCACAAGAAATTACAAGAGAACTTGAGAACACCACAA AAGTATTTCAACTGCACATGGAAGAGCTGCGTGCGAAGCAAGATGAAATTTCTAAGCGTGATAATGAAATTAAACTTTTGGAAGCTATAATTCAAACACTTGGTGGGAAAGAATCACATTCTACAG AAATACTAGGACTAGCTACTTCTTTTTTCTTAAGGGAAGATCAAAGAgtttgttttattaaaatagagggactaaatggtatttttcttttcaGTGTTTGTCATGTTTTCTCGTCCTTTTTATTGCCAAATGGGTTATCCATCACTCTATGA